Below is a window of Streptomyces sp. NBC_00223 DNA.
GCCGGGCGACGGAGGAGGAGACGCCTTCGCCTACGCGGTGCCCGTCGGCGAGCGGTCGCCGGAACAGGTCCACCGGCTGGAGGTCGCGCTGGACCGGGCACGGCGCCGGGCCCGGTGGATCCTGGACGGCCGGACCGTACTGACGGTGGACCCGGTAGGCGCCCCGCTCCCGCCGGCCCACACACCGCACCTGGCTCTCGGCCGGGCGCGGTCGGCGCCGGTGGACGCCGCGCCGCGGCAACTCACCTTCGGCCTGGGCATGTTGACCTGGCTGGGCGCCGCGGGCCCCGACGGTCGCGCCCTGGTGCGCACGAGCGCCCCCACAGGGCCGGCGACCGAGGGAGCGGTACCGCACGGGTACGTGGACGGGCACGGCAGGCGCGAGAACCGACTGTGGGGGCAGGGAGTACGCCTACGGGTCCGCCGGCTGAGCGTGACCGCCTACCCGAGGCCCCGGCCCGACGGCGGCTGAGACCAGGGCGCGGTGGCCGTGGGAGGGACGGCGTCGGCCCTCCCACGGCCACCGCGTGTGATCCGGGTGCGCGTCAGCCGGTCGCCGCCACGGTCGAGTTGACCAGGTCCAGCAGCGCGCCCGGTGTCTGCGCGAGCGCGACCTCCTCGTCGGACAGGACGATCCCGAGCTCGCGCTGCATCACCGCCGACGTCTCGATGAGCGCCAGCGAGTCGTAGCCGAGCGCCGTGAAGCTGGTGTCGGTGAAGTCCCCGCTGAGGTCGACGCCGTCGTCCTGACCCGCGCAGGCCACCAGAATGCGCCGCAGGCCGTTGATGTCCAGGACTGCCATGGTTTTCCTCCCTCTCCTCACGGTCCCGGAGCCGCGGGACCGTCACGACGGACCACGCTGCGGCCCGCGGCTCGAGGGCACCTCGAAACGGGGTCGGGCGGACCGCTCGCTCTCCCATGCGGCCTCAAGTGGCGTTCGAGCCGTTCACCGCAGCCTTGCTGTCCTGTTCCACCTCAACGGAAGGAACCGTGATGTTCGACATGGACGGAGGCCGCCCGTGGTCCGGCGAGTAGTCATCACCGGGATCGGGGTGCGCGCCCCGGGAGGGAACGGCAAGAAGGAGTTCTGGAACCTGCTGACGGCGGGGCGCACCGCGACCCGCCGCATCTCCTTCTTCGACGCCTCTCCCTACCGCTCGCGCATAGCCGGCGAGGTCGACTTCGACGCGGCAGCCGAGGGGTTCACCCCGCGGGAGATCCGCCGGATGGACCGGGCCACCCAGTTCGCCGTCGCCTGCGCCCGCGAGGCGGTGGCCGACAGTGGCCTCGAACCGGACGGGCTCGACCCGTACCGGCTGGGCGTCAGCCTGGGCAGCGCGGTGGCCTCGGCGACCAGCCTGGAGAACGAGTACCTCGTGATGTCCGACGCGGGGCGGGACTGGCTGGTCGACCCCGGCTACCTCTCCCCGCACATGTTCGACTACCTCAGCCCCGGCGTCATGCCGGCCGAGATCGCCTGGGCGGTGGGCGCCGAGGGCCCGGTGACGATGGTGTCCGACGGCTGCACCTCCGGCCTGGACTCCGTGGGATACGCCGTGCAGCTGATCCGCGAGGGCACCGTCGACGCCGTCGTCACAGGCGCCGCGGACACCCCCATCTCGCCCATCGTCGTGTCGTGCTTCGACGCCATCAAGGCGACGACCCCGCGCAACGACGCGCCCGAGCAGGCATCCCGTCCCTTCGACGACTCGCGCAACGGCTTCGTCCTGGCGGAGGGGTCGGCGATGTTCGTGCTGGAGGAGTACGAGGCTGCCAGAGCCCGCGGCGCGCACGTCTACGCCGAGATCGGCGGGTACGCCACCCGCTGCAACGCCCACCACATGACCGGACTGAAGAAGGACGGCCGGGAGATGGCCGAGGCGATCCGCCGGGCGCTGGACGAGGCACGGCTCGACGCGGACGCCATCGACTACGTCAACGCGCACGGCTCGGGCACCAAGCAGAACGACCGGCACGAGACGGCCGCGTACAAGCGCAGCCTGGGGGAGCACGCGTACCAGGTGCCGATCAGCTCCATCAAATCGATGGTGGGCCACTCGCTGGGGGCGATCGGCTCGATCGAGATCGCCGCGTCCGCGCTCGCCATCGAGCACCACGTGGTCCCGCCCACCGCCAACCTGCACATCCCGGACCCCGAGTGCGACCTGGACTACGTGCCGCTCACCGCGCGCGAGCAGCGGGTCGACTCGGTGCTGACGGTGGGCAGCGGCTTCGGCGGCTTCCAGAGCGCCATGGTGCTGCACCGCCCGGAGGTGGCGGACCGATGAGCGACGACATCGTGGTCACCGGCCTCGGCGTCGCCGCGCCCAACGGGTCCGATGTGGAGCGGTACTGGGAGTCGGTGCTGAAGGGGACAAGCGGGATCACCGCGATCACCCGCTTCGACGCCTCCGGCTACCCGTCCGGACTCGCCGGCCAGATCGAGGACTTCGACGCGGCGGCGCACCTGCCGAGCCGGCTGCTGCCGCAGACCGACGTGTCCACACGGTTCGCGCTCGTCGCCGCGGACCAGGCACTGGCGGACGCCGGGGCGACCGACACACTGTCCGACTACGAACGGGGCGTCGTCACGTCCAACGCGCAGGGCGGATTCGAGTTCACACACCGCGAGTTCCGCAAACTGTGGCACCAGGGACCACAGTTCGTCAGCGTCTACGAGTCCTTCGCCTGGTTCTACGCGGTCAACACCGGCCAGATCTCCATCCGCAACGGCATGCGCGGACCGAGTGCGGCGCTCGTCGGCGAGCAGGCCGGCGGCCTCGACGCGCTGGGCCACGGCCGCCGCACCGTGCGGCGCGGCACCCGGCTCATCCTCGCCGGCGGCGTGGACTCGGCGCTCGACCCGTGGGGCTGGGCTGCCCAGCTGGCCGGCGGCCTGGTCAGCCGGGAGAAGGATCCCAGCCGCGCGTACCTGCCGTTCGACCGCGCGGCCGGCGGCTACGTCCCCGGCGAGGGCGGCGCCATGCTGGTCATCGAGGCGGCGGAGTCGGCCCGGGAACGCGGCGCACCCCGTATCCACGGCCGACTCGCGGGCTACGCAGCCACGTTCGACCCCAGGCCCGGCTCCGGTCGGCCCCCCGGGCTGGGGCGGGCCGCCGCGCTGGCCCTCGCCGACGCGAAGCTGCGCCCGGCCGACATCGACGTCGTGTTCGCCGACGCGGCGGGCGTCCCCGAACTCGACCGGGCCGAAGCGGCCGCGCTCAGCGAGCTGTTCGGCCCCAGCGCGGTACCGGTGACGGCGCCGAAGGCGCTCACCGGCCGGCTGTACGGGGGCGGCGGCCCGATGGACGTCGTCGCGGCCCTGCTGTCCCTGCGGGACGGGGTGGTACCGGCCACCGCGCACACCTCGGAGGTGCCCGACGAGTACGGCATCGACCTGGTGACCGGCGGACCGCGGCAACGGCCCCTCACCCACGCGCTGGTGCTGGCCAGAGGGCGCTGGGGCTTCAACTCGGCGGTCGTCGTCAGCTCCGCGGCCGGCTGAGCCGCCGATCACCGCCGCCCGCCGGGGCACCCGCACCCCGTATCCCGTCCGCCATCCGTCCGGATACTCGTGGAGGAGAACCCGTCCCATGACCGAGCAGGCGCTGCACCGCACGGAACACTCGCTCATCGTCTCCGCCCCGCCCCAGAGGCTCTACGACCTGGTCGCCGACGTCTCGCGCTGGCCGGCCGTGTTCGGTCCCACGGTCCATGTGCGCCACCTCGAACGCGGTGAGCGCGGCGAACTCTTCGAACTGTGGGCCCTGGTGCACGGCGAGGTCGAGAACTGGACCTCGCGCCGCGTCCTGGACCCGGTCCGCCGTTACGTCCGCTTCGACCAGGTGCGCAGCCGCCCCCCGATCACCTCCATGGGCGGCGGCTGGCTGTTCCGCGAACTGAGCTCCGGTGAGACCGAAGTGGTGCTCCGCCACCGCTTCAGCACCGCCGACGACGGCCCGGGCACCGTCGAGCGGACACTGGAGGCGCTGGACCGCAACAGCCGGGAGGAACTGGCCGCGCTGGCCCGTATCGCGGAGCGCGGATCCGCCCTGGACGACCTGGTGTTCTCCTTCACCGACGTGGTGGAACTGCCGGGCGGGACGGAGGCGGTGTACGAGTTCGTCAGGCGGGCCGACCTGTGGCCGGACCGGCTGCCGCACGTCAACAAGGTCGCTCTGAGCGAACGACCCGACGGCATACAGCAGTTGGAGATGGAGACGCTGCTCGCGGACGGATCCGCCCACCTCACCCGCTCGGTGCGGGTGTGCGCCTCGCCCGAGTGGATCGCCTACAAGCAGCTCCTCACCCCGCGGTTGCTCACCGGCCACAGCGGGCTGTGGACCTTCGGCGAGGGCGCCGACGGCCCGGTGGCGGTGTCCACCCACACGGTGGCCCTCGACCCCGACGCGGTGGCCGGCGTACTCGGCCCGGACGCCACGCTCGCCGACGCCCGTGCGTACGTCACGGACGCGCTCACCCGCAACAGCCGGACCACCCTGACGCACGCCGGCCGCTTCGCCGCGCGGTGACCCTCGGGCGGACCGCCGTACATGACTGAACGGGCCCGTGAGCCGGGAGCGGCTCACGGGCCCGTTCGCGCCGTGACACCGGTTCGGGACGGCTCAGGTGATCAGGCTGATCAGGACACGGTGGTCGACGTCAGCGCCTGCGCCGGGTTCGGATAGCAGCGCAGCAGGGACGGGGTCGGCACGTACGGCGCCTCGTTCGCCGACGGCACGAAGTCCCAGCCGAATCCGTAGTCGTCGTAGCCCGTACCACCGGGTTCGGTGGTCACGACCCCCGTCCGCGTCGCGGCGAACACCAGCGTGACCGTGGGCAGGTTGAAGGCGACCGACGCCGGGAAGGGACCCGGCGCGTTCAACACCAGCTCGTCGCCGTCCACTTCCGAGGTGGCGGTGGTGTCACCACCGGAGAGCCAGTGGCGGACGAGCCTGGCGTTCTCCGGCAGCCCGAGCTTCACGGTGAGGTCGTAGGAGTAGTCGTTGTGGCTCGGGTTGGGGGTGATCGCGGCGGGCGTGATCACCACCTTGAAGCGATGGCCCCGCGCCACTGCCGCGGGTGCCGACGAGGTGAAGCCGACCGAATAGGGCAGCCCTGGCGTCGTGTTGATCCGGCACACATAGGGGTTGGCGGCCGTCGTCGTGGTCGCCGAGGCCGGCGAGGTCCCGGCGACCAGGCCCATGAGGGCCAGCGGCACCGCCACGGCGGCGGACCTGCGTACAAAGCCTGTTGTGAGCATGAGTGTCCCATCCCATCCCGGTCGGTGGTGAGCTGCTGCCCGCGGCGGCTCGGCCTGCAAGGGAGCCGCGGGGGCCACAGGCTGCCCAGAAAAGCTGGAGCGCGGCTGGAGGGCCGGTGGAGCGCGGCTCGAACCGGGGTCGGGCGCGGCGCCGCGCGGGGCGAGGGCGCGAAGGGAGCACGACCGGGGTCAAGCTGTGCTGGACCGGCTTTCGAGCCGGGGACCGGAGCATGCGGCGGGAGGGCACTCGTGGTCGTGAGGGAAGAGTGAGAGGTCGCCATGAAAGCGCTGGTACTGTCCGGAGGCACCGGGACCCGGCTGCGTCCCCTGTCCTATTCGCTGGCCAAGCAGCTGGTGCCGCTGGCCAACAAACCCATCCTCGTGCACTGCCTGGAGAACATCCGCGCCATCGGCGTGGACGACGTGGGGATCGTCGTCGGCGACACCGCGGAGCAGATCCGCGCGGTCGTCGGCGACGGCTCGGACCTGGGTCTGCGCGTCACCTACATCCCGCAGCACAGCCCGCTCGGGCTCGCCCACTGCGTGACCGTCGCCGCCGACTTCCTCGGTGACGAGGACTTCGTGATGTACCTGGGCGACAACGTCCTGCCGCACGGCGTCGCCGACGCGGCGAACGAGTTCCGGAACAGGCGGCCGGCCGCCCAACTGCTGCTGAAGAAGGTCACGGACCCGGGCTCGTACGGCGTCGCCGAGATCGACGGCGACGGCAGGGTGGTGCGCCTGGTCGAGAAGCCGGACGGGCCGAGCAACGACCTGGCCGTGATGGGCGTGTACTTCTTCACACCGGCGATCCACGCCGCGGTACGGGCCATCCGGCGCAGCGCGCGCGGCGAGTTGGAGATCACCGACGCGATCCAGTACCTGGTTGACGCCGGGGCGCCGGTCGCGGCGCAGGAGTACAGCGGCTACTGGCAGGACAGCGGCAGCCCCGACAACCTGCTGGAGTGCAACCGCGCCATGCTGCGGGGCATCACCACCGACGTCAACGGCGGCATCGACGCGGAGAGCACCGTCCAGGGCCCGGTGGTCGTGGAGCCCGGCGCACGGGTGATCCGGTCGCATCTCGTCGGGCCGGTCGTGGTCGGGGCGGACAGCGTGGTGCGGGACAGCACGGTCGGGCCGAACACGTCACTCGGCCGCGCCTGCGTGATCGAGGCGGCGGGCGTGGCGGACTCGGTTCTGCTCGAAGGGGTGCGGGTGCAGGGCGTCGGCAGGCTGTCCGGGTCCGTGATCGGCCGGTCGGCGGTCGTCGTGGGCCACTCCGAGCACGCCCCGCACCGGCTGATCATCGGGGACCACACCCGGGCGGAGGTGGCGGCATGAGGATCCTGGTCACCGGCGGCGCCGGCTTCATCGGTTCGCACTACGTACGGTCCCTGCTCAACGGGGGCCGTACCGGGGGCGATCCGGCCGGTGTCGGTGGATCTCGCGGCCGTCCCGGTGGTGGTCCGGGCGGTGACCCCGTCGTCGGCAACCCCGGTGGTGGTCCCGGTGGTGATCGCGGTGGTGATCCCGGTGCCGGGGGCGTCACCGAGGTGACGGTGATCGACCGGCTGACGTACGCGGGCCGCAGGGAGAACCTGCCGCCGGACGGGCCCCGGTTGCGGTTCGTGCACGGGGACGTGTGCGACGCGGACCTGCTGACGAAGGTGCTGCCGGGACACGACGCCGTGGTCCACTTCGCCGCGGAGTCGCACGTGGACCGCTCGCTGCTCGGCGCCGCGGAGTTCGTCCGCACCAACGTCGCGGGCACCCAGACGCTCCTCGACGCCTGCCTGCGCACCGGCGTGGGCCCCGTCGTCCACGTCTCGACGGACGAGGTGTACGGGTCGATCGGCTCCGGATCGTGGACCGAGGAGTCGCCGCTGCTCCCCAACTCGCCCTACGCGGCCTCCAAGGCGGGGAGCGACCTGATCGCCCGCGCCTTCGCCAGAACGCACGGGATGGACGTACGGATCACCCGGTGCTCCAACAACTACGGCCCCTACCAGCATCCCGAGAAGCTGATCCCTCTCTTCGTCACCCGCTTCCTGACCGGGCGCGAAGCGCCCCTGTACGGCGACGGGCGCAACGTCCGGGAGTGGATCCACGTGGACGACCACTGCCGAGCCGTCCACCAGGTACTGCTGAAAGGGGGCCCGGGGGAGATCTACAACATCGGTGGCGGCAGCGGGCTCACCAACCGTGAGATCGTGGGGATGCTCCTCGAACTGTGCGACGCCGACTGGTCCTTGGTGCGTGAGGTGCCGGACCGCAAGGGGCACGACCTGCGTTACGCACTCGACGGCGGCAAGGCCCGTGAGGAATTGGGCTTCGAGCCGCGCTGGACGCTGGACAAGGGGCTGGTCGACACCGTGGCCTGGTACCGGGACAATCCGGGGTTCTGGCGCGGCCGGTAGCCGTCGGAATCGCCCGCATCAGCGGTGATCAGCAGTCGTCCGGCCCGCGGGTGGTCCTCCTTGCCGCGGGCCTTCCGCCAGCGGCGGATCCCACTCGAACTCTGCTGCCGGCGGCGCCCGTTGCCCCTCCGATGCGCTCGTACCACGCCAACGGGCCGACCCGCGGGAAGCCACGGGTCAATGATCCGCGAGCCCTTGACTCAACGGCGTTGGTACTAGCCGGGCTCGAGCGCCACCGGCCACAGTGGCGGGACCGGCTCAGGACCTTCTGCCCCGGGGTCTCCCCCGGGGCGCCGCACACACTTGGGGAGAAGCAGTGACCAACACGTATGCCACCTTCGTGCCGACCGATCTGTACGCGCGGATCCAGCAGTTCTACGCACACCAGATGCAGGCGCTGGACGCCGGCCGGTTCGCGGAGTACGCCGACACCTTCACCGAGGACGGCACCTTCCAGCACTCGCCCCAGGCCGCGCCCGCCAGCACCCGGCTCGGCATCGTGGCCGAACTGGTCGAGTTCAACAAGCGGTTCGACAACGACCCGGTGCGGCGCCGGCACTGGTTCAACCACATCGCCCTGGAACCGCAGGCCGACGGCAGCATCCGCTCCACCGTCTACGCCCTCGTGGTCACGGTCCGGCCCAACGCCAAGCCGGAGATCACGCCGAGCTGCGTCGTCCACGACGTCCTCACGGTCGACGGAGAAACCGTCCTCACCCGTTCCCGGCTGGTGACGCACGACCAGCTCTTCTGACCACCCGGTGCCCCCTCAGCCCTCCGGTACGCGGCCCGCCCCGCTCCGCCCGGGCCCCGCCCACCGCCGCTGCACGCTCGCCGCACGAATGGCCACCGCCCGGCCACCGGCGACCCCTGAATGCCGTCCGGCGAGAGGTCCGCGGGCGGCCCCAAGACCCCCCGAAAAAGGAAAAACCCCAGGTCACGGCGAGTGAGTCCTGGGGTTTCTCGGAGCCGCCTTCGGGATTCGAACCCGAGACCTACGCATTACGAGACCGCGAGTGATCATGTTGCGTGGTGCCCCGTCGTGCTGCGCAACCCTCTCTGTCAAAGTAGATCGAGTCGGGCATACTGGATGATTCATTGAGTCGAGGGCGGAGAAGGAGTAGTGCCCGGGTGGCCAGCACGAATGACCACGGGACCCCTGATCCGCAGGTGGAAGCCCGCTCGACCGGCCCGCGCCGGTATACCGCGGAGTACAAGGCGAGGATCCTCGCCTTGTACGAGACGTTGGACAAGAAGGGCAAAGGTGCCCTGCTGCGGCGGGAGGGCCTGTACTCGTCGTTGATCACAACGTGGCGGCAGCAGCGGGACAAGGGCGCCCTGGACGCGCTCGCCGCGCCGGCCGGACGGCCGAAGGCGGACCCGCGGGACAGGGAGATCGCGAAGCTGAAGGCGGAGAGGGACCGGCTGGAGGCCGATCTCGCCAAGGCCCGCACCGTGATCGAGGTTCAGGGAAAACTCTCCGCGCTGCTCGACCAGTTCGCCACGGACAGCGCCCCGAACCAGAACGGCGAGAAGGACCAGTGACCGGGGCCGACCCCGCGGCCGGGTTCGACGCTGCCCGCTACCAGGCCCTCGAAGAGCTCACCGGGCTGGTCGGACGCGTCCAGGCATGCGCCGCGCTCGGCGTGAGCCGGGCCACCTACTACCGCCACCACCGCCAGAGCCCCGCCCCGGCCAGGCCGCGGCAAAAACGACGCCGGCACCCCCGCGCGCTCACCCCGGAGGAGGAGATACGGGTCCTCGACGTGCTCCACTGCCCGGAGTTCGCCGACATGGCGCCCGCCGAGATCTACGCCATCCTTCTGGACCGGGGTGTCTACCTGTGCTCGGAGTCGACGATGTATCGGCTCCTGCGACGCCGTGGCGAGGTCCGTGAACGCCGCCGCCAGGCCGTCCACCCGCCCCGGGCGGTGCCCGAGCTGATCGCCGAGGGCCCGAACCGGGTCTGGAGCTGGGACATCACGAAGCTGAAGGGGCCGGTCAAGGGCGTCTACTACTGCCTCTACACGATCATCGACATCTTCAGCCGCTACACGGTCGGCTGGATGATCGCCGACCGGGAGAACAAGGACCTCGCCGGGCGGTTCCTGTCCGAGACGATCGCCAAGTACGGCATCGGGCCAGGCCGGTTGACGATCCACTCGGACCGCGGGTCCCCGATGGTCGCGCAGAACGTCGCCCAGATGATGGCCGCTCTCGGCGTCACCAAGTCGCATTCGCGGCCGAAGACGTCGAACGACAACCCGTACAGCGAGAGCCAGTACAAGACCCTGAAATACCGGCACGACTTCCCGGACCGTTTCGGCTCCCTCGAGGACGCCCGGGCATGGTGCACCCATTTCTTCACCTGGTACAACGAGGAGCACCGGCACTCCGGGATCGGCCTGCACACCCCCTACGACATGCACTTCGGCCTCGCCGAGCAGCTCCGCGAGATGCGTGCCGACGTCCTCCAGGCGGTCTACGCGAAGCACCCCGAGCGCTTCGTCCGCAAGCCGCCGGAGCCGCCGAAACTCCCCGCAGCAGCCTGGATCAACAAGCCGGCACAAGACGGCCCACTGATCCCGGCACAGCGTTAGAACGATCTACCTGCCTTGATCGCTTTGACAGGTTCCGCAATGACGTTCTTGCTGGCCAGAGCACGTGCAGCAGGTTAACCCGTGCCGCTCTGTGCTGCGCCATCCAAAGGCGTCTGTCCACCGGCTGTCCACCGGAAGGGATTCGCTCGAGGTCACCGAAGCCACCGCGTCGACGGCTTGGTGGACAGCCCATCGAGTCGCGAGACCATCGAGCGGCCTTTGTTGATCCTCCACAACAGTCTTCACCGGAGAGCCAAGAGGTGGTGGATTGGGTCGGCCACAGGCACGTGGGTCCATCCCCGTCGACACACGGAACAGTGAATGTGTGTCTCATAGCTTCCGGTCAAATGTGGTCACTATCGCACGCGGGGGGAGGCTCTCGATCCGCACGCCTCCCTGCGGGCAAAGCCGCCGTGAACCATCCGCCGGGAGGCGGCCATCCAGCGCACGCGGGTCGCACGCACCGTGCCCACTCGTCCGGATGACGGCCGACGCCGATCCTTGTCGTGTCGGTGGGAGGACCCGTCTGGCGCCTCTGCCGGCGCAGACGTTCCCTGGGAGGGTGGTTGGCGGAGTCGATGAGATCGGGGCTGGTGGGTGGCGGGCGGGACCAGCGCTCCGGGCCAGCCCGCAGCATCCGCCACCATTTGTTACGCCCGTCGTCCTCCTCGAAGTGTTCTCATCTCCATGGACGTCTCAGGCACCCTGATCGCCCTTTCTCGCATCGCCGACAGGCCCGGAGACTCCCCTGAAGCTTCCCCGTTGACCTGGACACCTGGAGACTGGGACGTGGTCCCAGAGGAAGTAGAGCCAGGTGAGCAACAAGCAGGGCAAGCGGTACTCGGAGGAGTTCAAGCGTGATGCCGTCGCGCTGGCCCGATCCTCCAGCAAAACGGTCACCGAGGTGGCCCGAGGCCTGGGAGTGAGCCCCGAGGGGCTGCGGAGCTGGGTCAAGCAGGACAAGATCGACCGCGGCGAGGGCGGCCCGGGCGAACTGACCAGCGCCGAGCACGAGGAATTGCGTCGCCTTCGCCGGCAGAACCTCGAACAGCAGAAGACCATCGAGG
It encodes the following:
- a CDS encoding glucose-1-phosphate thymidylyltransferase, translated to MKALVLSGGTGTRLRPLSYSLAKQLVPLANKPILVHCLENIRAIGVDDVGIVVGDTAEQIRAVVGDGSDLGLRVTYIPQHSPLGLAHCVTVAADFLGDEDFVMYLGDNVLPHGVADAANEFRNRRPAAQLLLKKVTDPGSYGVAEIDGDGRVVRLVEKPDGPSNDLAVMGVYFFTPAIHAAVRAIRRSARGELEITDAIQYLVDAGAPVAAQEYSGYWQDSGSPDNLLECNRAMLRGITTDVNGGIDAESTVQGPVVVEPGARVIRSHLVGPVVVGADSVVRDSTVGPNTSLGRACVIEAAGVADSVLLEGVRVQGVGRLSGSVIGRSAVVVGHSEHAPHRLIIGDHTRAEVAA
- a CDS encoding aromatase/cyclase, which translates into the protein MTEQALHRTEHSLIVSAPPQRLYDLVADVSRWPAVFGPTVHVRHLERGERGELFELWALVHGEVENWTSRRVLDPVRRYVRFDQVRSRPPITSMGGGWLFRELSSGETEVVLRHRFSTADDGPGTVERTLEALDRNSREELAALARIAERGSALDDLVFSFTDVVELPGGTEAVYEFVRRADLWPDRLPHVNKVALSERPDGIQQLEMETLLADGSAHLTRSVRVCASPEWIAYKQLLTPRLLTGHSGLWTFGEGADGPVAVSTHTVALDPDAVAGVLGPDATLADARAYVTDALTRNSRTTLTHAGRFAAR
- a CDS encoding transposase is translated as MSNKQGKRYSEEFKRDAVALARSSSKTVTEVARGLGVSPEGLRSWVKQDKIDRGEGGPGELTSAEHEELRRLRRQNLEQQKTIEVLKKATAFFARESDR
- the rfbB gene encoding dTDP-glucose 4,6-dehydratase — translated: MRILVTGGAGFIGSHYVRSLLNGGRTGGDPAGVGGSRGRPGGGPGGDPVVGNPGGGPGGDRGGDPGAGGVTEVTVIDRLTYAGRRENLPPDGPRLRFVHGDVCDADLLTKVLPGHDAVVHFAAESHVDRSLLGAAEFVRTNVAGTQTLLDACLRTGVGPVVHVSTDEVYGSIGSGSWTEESPLLPNSPYAASKAGSDLIARAFARTHGMDVRITRCSNNYGPYQHPEKLIPLFVTRFLTGREAPLYGDGRNVREWIHVDDHCRAVHQVLLKGGPGEIYNIGGGSGLTNREIVGMLLELCDADWSLVREVPDRKGHDLRYALDGGKAREELGFEPRWTLDKGLVDTVAWYRDNPGFWRGR
- a CDS encoding beta-ketoacyl-[acyl-carrier-protein] synthase family protein is translated as MVRRVVITGIGVRAPGGNGKKEFWNLLTAGRTATRRISFFDASPYRSRIAGEVDFDAAAEGFTPREIRRMDRATQFAVACAREAVADSGLEPDGLDPYRLGVSLGSAVASATSLENEYLVMSDAGRDWLVDPGYLSPHMFDYLSPGVMPAEIAWAVGAEGPVTMVSDGCTSGLDSVGYAVQLIREGTVDAVVTGAADTPISPIVVSCFDAIKATTPRNDAPEQASRPFDDSRNGFVLAEGSAMFVLEEYEAARARGAHVYAEIGGYATRCNAHHMTGLKKDGREMAEAIRRALDEARLDADAIDYVNAHGSGTKQNDRHETAAYKRSLGEHAYQVPISSIKSMVGHSLGAIGSIEIAASALAIEHHVVPPTANLHIPDPECDLDYVPLTAREQRVDSVLTVGSGFGGFQSAMVLHRPEVADR
- a CDS encoding ketosynthase chain-length factor; protein product: MSDDIVVTGLGVAAPNGSDVERYWESVLKGTSGITAITRFDASGYPSGLAGQIEDFDAAAHLPSRLLPQTDVSTRFALVAADQALADAGATDTLSDYERGVVTSNAQGGFEFTHREFRKLWHQGPQFVSVYESFAWFYAVNTGQISIRNGMRGPSAALVGEQAGGLDALGHGRRTVRRGTRLILAGGVDSALDPWGWAAQLAGGLVSREKDPSRAYLPFDRAAGGYVPGEGGAMLVIEAAESARERGAPRIHGRLAGYAATFDPRPGSGRPPGLGRAAALALADAKLRPADIDVVFADAAGVPELDRAEAAALSELFGPSAVPVTAPKALTGRLYGGGGPMDVVAALLSLRDGVVPATAHTSEVPDEYGIDLVTGGPRQRPLTHALVLARGRWGFNSAVVVSSAAG
- a CDS encoding nuclear transport factor 2 family protein; amino-acid sequence: MTNTYATFVPTDLYARIQQFYAHQMQALDAGRFAEYADTFTEDGTFQHSPQAAPASTRLGIVAELVEFNKRFDNDPVRRRHWFNHIALEPQADGSIRSTVYALVVTVRPNAKPEITPSCVVHDVLTVDGETVLTRSRLVTHDQLF
- a CDS encoding acyl carrier protein, with the translated sequence MAVLDINGLRRILVACAGQDDGVDLSGDFTDTSFTALGYDSLALIETSAVMQRELGIVLSDEEVALAQTPGALLDLVNSTVAATG